The Amaranthus tricolor cultivar Red isolate AtriRed21 chromosome 6, ASM2621246v1, whole genome shotgun sequence genome has a segment encoding these proteins:
- the LOC130816104 gene encoding uncharacterized protein LOC130816104 isoform X1 — translation MAEIQVQRLREYELRLLRCSLPLLSSSTHTLHSQATQSSPSFHPLIEEIVTLIESGRYVDSLSSAGARSIFAFSNFFESLDPTQFYAGLEVAVESYLVYNDGEIDSSFKLIMVVVVAVAAFLAFLQCNFIGPVIKLPLVPLPWKEVKEGKEWEMWARNQLISAGSDLAAKCSNLQYLVFAKILLMKTRDLSSSGKATGPADLGTSTWWFARLVLLQQHILDERCSSLFDMVQVLMNESLNLFGNVEKATCYWGALLEEEEASTIVSTLQLEAGFIECTFGRVDPARQYFEAAALTVGLEFSVTGALGFRTVHQVEPKAQMVLVACKSSFASANCAPLSVSNKGDESKDPNFLQSQHIGEASDVLMAPKILCVDGSGATGSNVVQHDFATGKSLTAIQQAVVLAQCFLIEKRSRMDELQRWEMAPYIEAIDSQRSSNFPIKCSCNILRIKWESTRSRTKERALLMMDKVVQDLYDSSPHVLERVHSYFAVYMPAVPVLRKEYGELLISRGLIGEALRIFENLELWDNLIYCYRLLEKKAAAVELIKVRLQETPTDPRLWCSLGDVTNDDSCYEKALEVSNDRSARAKRSLARSAYNRGDYERSKVLWESAMALNTLYPDGWFALGAAALKARDINKALDGFTRSVQLDPDNGEAWNNIACLHTIRNKSEEAFIAFKEALKFKRNSWQMWENYGQVAADVGNFSQALEAAQRVLDLTGNKKCDGELLERIVQEMEKYYSTATACDEDFSNQTTSESELAYSRETQHLMDMLGKVLQQVVRNIGNGDAWGLYARWHKMRGDLTMASEALLKQVRSYQGSDVWKEIDRFKKYVHASLELCKIYMEISSSTRSLKELNAAEMHLRSTIKQASSFTDTEEFKDLQVCLEEVQKLRANTESIS, via the exons ATGGCGGAAATTCAAGTTCAACGCCTCCGTGAGTACGAACTCCGTCTTCTACGCTGTTCTCTTCCATTACTATCTTCCAGTACTCATACTCTTCACTCGCAAGCTACTCAGTCTTCGCCGTCATTTCATCCTCTTATCGAAGAAATAGTCACGCTTATTGAATCTGGACGCTATGTGGATTCTCTGTCTTCTGCCGGAGCACGAAGTATATTTGCGTTTTCCAATTTTTTCGAGTCACTCGACCCGACTCAGTTCTACGCCGGGTTGGAGGTAGCCGTGGAGTCTTACTTGGTGTATAATGATGGTGAAATTGATTCCTCTTTTAAGCTTATTATGGTTGTTGTAGTTGCTGTTGCTGCATTTCTCGCCTTTTTGCAGTGTAATTTCATAGG TCCAGTGATTAAGCTACCTTTAGTCCCATTGCCATGGAAAGAAGTTAAGGAGGGGAAGGAGTGGGAAATGTGGGCTCGAAATCAGCTGATATCTGCTGGTTCTGATTTGGCTGCCAAATGCTCCAACTTGCAG TATCTAGTGTTTGCGAAGATCTTGCTTATGAAGACCAGAGATTTATCATCGAGTGGAAAAGCTACAGGTCCAGCTGATCTTGGAACTAGCACTTGGTGGTTTGCTAGACTTGTTCTTCTGCAGCAACACATTTTGGATGAACGTTGTTCGTCTCTATTTGACATGGTGCAAGTTTTGATGAATGAAAGTTTAAATCTTTTTGGCAATGTGGAAAAAGCAACATGTTATTGGGGTGCTTTgttagaagaagaagaagcttCAACTATTGTCTCAACGCTGCAGTTAGAGGCTGGGTTTATTGAATGTACCTTTGGGCGTGTTGACCCTGCACG TCAATACTTTGAAGCTGCAGCATTGACCGTGGGTCTTGAGTTCTCTGTAACTGGTGCTCTTGGTTTTCGGACAGTGCATCAA GTCGAGCCAAAGGCACAAATGGTTCTTGTTGCATGCAAAAGCTCTTTTGCTAGTGCCAATTGTGCACCACTAAGTGTTTCAAATAAAGGAGATGAGTCAAAAGACCCAAATTTTCTTCAAAGTCAACATATTGGAGAGGCTTCTGATGTGTTGATGGCTCCAAAAATACTCTGCGTTGATGGCAGTGGGGCAACTGGCTCAAATGTGGTCCAACATGATTTTGCCACTGGTAAATCCTTGACAGCAATTCAACAGGCGGTTGTTCTTGCACAATGctttttaatagaaaaaagaTCTCGAATGGACGAGTTACAAA GGTGGGAGATGGCCCCGTACATAGAGGCTATTGATTCTCAACGTTCATCAAATTTCCCA ATCAAATGTTCATGTAACATCTTGCGTATAAAGTGGGAGTCTACTCGCAGCCGAACTAAGGAGCGTGCTTTGCTAATGATGGACAAAGTG GTCCAAGATCTTTATGATTCATCACCCCACGTGTTGGAGAGGGTCCATTCCTATTTTGCTGTTTACATGCCAGCGGTGCCTGTTTTGAGAAA GGAGTACGGTGAACTTCTCATCAGCCGCGGTTTGATAGGGGAGGCACTTAGAATTTTCGAAAACTTGGAACTTTGGGATAATTTGATTTATTGCTACCG cttattagagaaaaaagCAGCAGCTGTTGAGCTGATCAAGGTGCGATTGCAGGAAACACCTACTGATCCAAGGTTATG GTGTTCATTGGGTGATGTGACAAATGATGATTCCTGCTATGAGAAAGCTCTCGAGGTTTCAAATGATAGGTCTGCCAGAGCTAAG AGATCTCTTGCTCGCAGTGCATACAACAGAGGAGACTATGAAAGGTCTAAAGTTTTATG GGAGTCTGCCATGGCATTGAATACACTTTATCCAGATGGTTGGTTTGCTCTAGGAGCCGCTGCATTGAAG GCAAGGGATATCAACAAGGCACTTGATGGGTTTACTCGTTCGGTTCAACTTGATCCGGACAATGGAGAGGCTTGGAACAATATTGCTTGTCT ACATACAATAAGAAACAAAAGCGAAGAGGCTTTCATTGCTTTTAAGGAAGCGTTGAAGTTCAA aaGAAACAGCTGGCAAATGTGGGAGAACTATGGCCAAGTTGCTGCTGATGTTGGCAATTTCTCTCAG GCATTGGAAGCAGCACAGAGGGTATTAGATCTCACCGGAAATAAGAAATGTGATGGAGAGTTGCTAGAGAGAATCGTACAAGAAATGGAGAAATATTATTCTACTGCTACAGCTTGTGACGAAGATTTTTCCAATCAAACAACTTCTGAATCTGAGTTGGCTTATTCAAGAGAAACTCAACACTTGATGGATATGCTAGGGAAAGTTCTCCAGCAG GTTGTTCGTAATATTGGAAATGGAGATGCATGGGGCTTATATGCTCGGTGGCATAAGATGAGGGGAGATCTTACTATGGCTTCAGAGGCTCTGTTAAAACAAGTTAGATCATACCAG GGATCAGATGTTTGGAAAGAAATCGATCGGTTCAAAAAGTATGTTCATGCATCCTTGGAGCTTTGTAAGATATACATGGAAATATCGTCCTCAACTAGAAGTCTTAAAGAGCTCAATGCAGCCGAAATGCATCTCCGCAGCACCATCAAGCAG GCATCTTCATTTACAGACACCGAGGAATTCAAGGATCTCCAAGTTTGCCTTGAAGAAGTTCAGAAACTTCGAGCCAATACTGAATCGATTTCTTGA
- the LOC130816104 gene encoding uncharacterized protein LOC130816104 isoform X2, translating into MLQLAVFAKILLMKTRDLSSSGKATGPADLGTSTWWFARLVLLQQHILDERCSSLFDMVQVLMNESLNLFGNVEKATCYWGALLEEEEASTIVSTLQLEAGFIECTFGRVDPARQYFEAAALTVGLEFSVTGALGFRTVHQVEPKAQMVLVACKSSFASANCAPLSVSNKGDESKDPNFLQSQHIGEASDVLMAPKILCVDGSGATGSNVVQHDFATGKSLTAIQQAVVLAQCFLIEKRSRMDELQRWEMAPYIEAIDSQRSSNFPIKCSCNILRIKWESTRSRTKERALLMMDKVVQDLYDSSPHVLERVHSYFAVYMPAVPVLRKEYGELLISRGLIGEALRIFENLELWDNLIYCYRLLEKKAAAVELIKVRLQETPTDPRLWCSLGDVTNDDSCYEKALEVSNDRSARAKRSLARSAYNRGDYERSKVLWESAMALNTLYPDGWFALGAAALKARDINKALDGFTRSVQLDPDNGEAWNNIACLHTIRNKSEEAFIAFKEALKFKRNSWQMWENYGQVAADVGNFSQALEAAQRVLDLTGNKKCDGELLERIVQEMEKYYSTATACDEDFSNQTTSESELAYSRETQHLMDMLGKVLQQVVRNIGNGDAWGLYARWHKMRGDLTMASEALLKQVRSYQGSDVWKEIDRFKKYVHASLELCKIYMEISSSTRSLKELNAAEMHLRSTIKQASSFTDTEEFKDLQVCLEEVQKLRANTESIS; encoded by the exons ATGCTCCAACTTGCAG TGTTTGCGAAGATCTTGCTTATGAAGACCAGAGATTTATCATCGAGTGGAAAAGCTACAGGTCCAGCTGATCTTGGAACTAGCACTTGGTGGTTTGCTAGACTTGTTCTTCTGCAGCAACACATTTTGGATGAACGTTGTTCGTCTCTATTTGACATGGTGCAAGTTTTGATGAATGAAAGTTTAAATCTTTTTGGCAATGTGGAAAAAGCAACATGTTATTGGGGTGCTTTgttagaagaagaagaagcttCAACTATTGTCTCAACGCTGCAGTTAGAGGCTGGGTTTATTGAATGTACCTTTGGGCGTGTTGACCCTGCACG TCAATACTTTGAAGCTGCAGCATTGACCGTGGGTCTTGAGTTCTCTGTAACTGGTGCTCTTGGTTTTCGGACAGTGCATCAA GTCGAGCCAAAGGCACAAATGGTTCTTGTTGCATGCAAAAGCTCTTTTGCTAGTGCCAATTGTGCACCACTAAGTGTTTCAAATAAAGGAGATGAGTCAAAAGACCCAAATTTTCTTCAAAGTCAACATATTGGAGAGGCTTCTGATGTGTTGATGGCTCCAAAAATACTCTGCGTTGATGGCAGTGGGGCAACTGGCTCAAATGTGGTCCAACATGATTTTGCCACTGGTAAATCCTTGACAGCAATTCAACAGGCGGTTGTTCTTGCACAATGctttttaatagaaaaaagaTCTCGAATGGACGAGTTACAAA GGTGGGAGATGGCCCCGTACATAGAGGCTATTGATTCTCAACGTTCATCAAATTTCCCA ATCAAATGTTCATGTAACATCTTGCGTATAAAGTGGGAGTCTACTCGCAGCCGAACTAAGGAGCGTGCTTTGCTAATGATGGACAAAGTG GTCCAAGATCTTTATGATTCATCACCCCACGTGTTGGAGAGGGTCCATTCCTATTTTGCTGTTTACATGCCAGCGGTGCCTGTTTTGAGAAA GGAGTACGGTGAACTTCTCATCAGCCGCGGTTTGATAGGGGAGGCACTTAGAATTTTCGAAAACTTGGAACTTTGGGATAATTTGATTTATTGCTACCG cttattagagaaaaaagCAGCAGCTGTTGAGCTGATCAAGGTGCGATTGCAGGAAACACCTACTGATCCAAGGTTATG GTGTTCATTGGGTGATGTGACAAATGATGATTCCTGCTATGAGAAAGCTCTCGAGGTTTCAAATGATAGGTCTGCCAGAGCTAAG AGATCTCTTGCTCGCAGTGCATACAACAGAGGAGACTATGAAAGGTCTAAAGTTTTATG GGAGTCTGCCATGGCATTGAATACACTTTATCCAGATGGTTGGTTTGCTCTAGGAGCCGCTGCATTGAAG GCAAGGGATATCAACAAGGCACTTGATGGGTTTACTCGTTCGGTTCAACTTGATCCGGACAATGGAGAGGCTTGGAACAATATTGCTTGTCT ACATACAATAAGAAACAAAAGCGAAGAGGCTTTCATTGCTTTTAAGGAAGCGTTGAAGTTCAA aaGAAACAGCTGGCAAATGTGGGAGAACTATGGCCAAGTTGCTGCTGATGTTGGCAATTTCTCTCAG GCATTGGAAGCAGCACAGAGGGTATTAGATCTCACCGGAAATAAGAAATGTGATGGAGAGTTGCTAGAGAGAATCGTACAAGAAATGGAGAAATATTATTCTACTGCTACAGCTTGTGACGAAGATTTTTCCAATCAAACAACTTCTGAATCTGAGTTGGCTTATTCAAGAGAAACTCAACACTTGATGGATATGCTAGGGAAAGTTCTCCAGCAG GTTGTTCGTAATATTGGAAATGGAGATGCATGGGGCTTATATGCTCGGTGGCATAAGATGAGGGGAGATCTTACTATGGCTTCAGAGGCTCTGTTAAAACAAGTTAGATCATACCAG GGATCAGATGTTTGGAAAGAAATCGATCGGTTCAAAAAGTATGTTCATGCATCCTTGGAGCTTTGTAAGATATACATGGAAATATCGTCCTCAACTAGAAGTCTTAAAGAGCTCAATGCAGCCGAAATGCATCTCCGCAGCACCATCAAGCAG GCATCTTCATTTACAGACACCGAGGAATTCAAGGATCTCCAAGTTTGCCTTGAAGAAGTTCAGAAACTTCGAGCCAATACTGAATCGATTTCTTGA